The nucleotide sequence AGCGCGATGCCCTGGTCGCTCGAGCGCATGCGCACCATCTCGAGCACCTCGTCGAGCAAACCATTCAAGTCCACGGGTCCCGTTTGCAGCTGCATGCGGCCCGCTTCGATTTTCGACAATTCCAGGATATCGTTGATCAAGGTCAACAAGTGGTGGCCGGCGCGGTTGATGATGGCCAGGTTATGCTTTTCTTCCTCGAACATGCTGCTCGAATCGGCCATCATCTGCGAAAAACCGATCACGGAATTCAATGGCGTGCGCAATTCGTGGCTCATGTTGGCCAGGAAAACGCTTTTCGCGCGATTCGCCGATTCGGCCTCGGTGACGGCCACAGACAGGGCGGCCGTGCGCTGCTGCACCAGTTCTTCCAGGTGGTCGCGGTAGCCGAGCAATTCCTGCTCGCTGTGCTTGCGCTCGGAAATGTCGACGATGCCGCTGCGTACCAGGCGCCGCCCTTCCATGGGCAATTTGACCAGCCGCACCTCGCAGGGAAAAATGCTGCCGTCGGCACGCCGCACATTGCGCTCCACCAGGACAGGCTCGCCCAGCATGGCGCGGCGCAGATGCTCTTCCATCATCAGTCCCAGCGGAAGGCCATCGGGCTGCTTGCCGGTATACAGGTCGAACGGCCCGCGCGCCAGCAGCGCTTCGCGCGACAGGCCCAGCATGCACTGCGCGCTGCTGTTGGCGTCGACGAAGCGATCCAGGTCCAGGTCGTACACCAGGATGGCTTCCGGCGCATGCTCGACCAGGATGCGGAAGCGCTGCTCGCTCTCGCGCGCATCGCTCTCGGCGCGCCGCAGGCGCCGCCGCTGCAGCAGCAAGGCGCTCAGCAAGCCGACCATCACGATAAAGACGCCGCCCACCAGCAGCACGGCAACGCGGTGTTCATGCCACAGTTGCGGTGGCCGGTTGAGGAACAGCGTGTGCGGCGGCAGGCGGCTGATGTCGGCATCCCAGCGCTGCAGCTGTTCCCAGTCGTACATGGGCACCGGGCGAGCGGGCTGCAGCAAGGCGCCCGGCGCCGCGGGCGCCTTGCCCGCCAGCACCGCGAGCGACATTTGCGCCACCTGCTGCGCGGCCTGTTCGATGTGCAGGATGGAGCCACCCAGGATGCCCTTGCCGACCGTCGCGTTGTACATGCCAAAGGTGGGCACATTCGCCAGCCGCGCCAGTTGCACGGAAAACTGCACGGGCGTGGCGATGGCGCCGTCCACGTCGCGGTTGACATTGCCCGCCACCAGCACGGCATCGGAGGGCAGCCGCGCCACGGCCGCGCGCATCTGCTCCAGGGTCAGGTTGTCGAGGTAGCGCATGGCCACCTTGCCCTGCCACGCCAGCGCCGCCTGCTGCATGTTGCGCTTCAAGACCTGGTCGGCCTCGCTGGTACCGACGGCCATGACGATGGTCTTGGTGTCAGGGAACAGCGCCATGGCTTGCGCCAGTGTGCCGGGAAAATCGACATTCGCCTTTTGCTGCCAGATGGCAGCCGGGCTGCCGGCAGGCAAGGCCATGCCTGAGGTGTTAATCGCCAGCACGGGCACGTCGCGCGCCAGCGGCGCCAGGTCCGACAGCAAAAAATCGAGCGCTGGCTGCTGCATGGCGACGATCAGGTCGGCCTTGCGCCCCATTACCTCAGTGTATCTTAAAAGCAACAAATCGCGCATCTCATTGCGCAGCGCCGGGTCTCCCTGGGTATTCATGTTCAGGTGCTCGACCATGATGTCTTCGCTGGCCAGGCCCGCGGCGGCCATGGCGGCGACATAGGTGCGCGTGTACGATTCCACGCCGGCGCGGCCATAATCGTAAGCGTTGAGGAACAGCACGCGCTGCCCCTGGTGCGGCGACGCGGCGGCGGGCGCCGATGCCGGCAAAGCGGCGCAGGGCGCGGCGACACAGAACGCCAGCAGCAATGCGCGGCAGCAACGGCGCACCGCTGCCCTGCCCTGCCCACCGCCCGGCACTTCACGCATCACTCGCCATGCCCATGCTCACTCCCGCCTGTCACCATGTTTCAACCATGCGCTGGCTGGTCAGCCACCGACACTTACAAAAACATGATAACGTCAACTGCAGGGGCAAGTCTATTGCTTAGGACAATCTTTTCACGATGCACCCAATCCCAACGCCAACCATCGTTACGCGGCGGTGCCGCTGATACCGAACAATTCCAGCTTCAGCCCTTTTATACCAGACGGCACATAAATCGCAATCGCCTGGGCCTTGATCATGCTGTCATAAATACTGCCCTTGTTATCGATCGAAAAGTAATACGTATTCGGGCGCACCGGCACTTCAGCAGGAACCTGTGCCATATGCCGCAACTCAGCACCCGGAAGTGCCCGGCTCAGTAATAGTTCGATATTGTCCGGAGACGAAATTTTGAATTGCAACGGCACCGTGGCGACCAGTTCCAGCGCAGGCATATCGGCGTTTACCGCAAGACAGAATTCGGTCTGACGGTCAATCCGCGTGGCATCGAGCAAGCCGTGATAGTGGGTGTTTTGTTGCATGTCATTGTTCAATGCAATCGGGAAGTAACGCGACAGGAGCACAGTATCGATCAGGTCGCGAATGATGCCATCGAGCTTGCCGAAACCGGGAGCAGCGTCATCGTGACGATAAGCCGGCAAGTCGTTCAATGTGTATTTTTTGGAAAATGTCATCAAGCCGCCAGCCAATGCCATCAATTTTTCAAACAAATACACGGGATGGTGGCGCCGGTAACTGGCGCAATGACTGAGCGTGGCACCCGCCGTGCTCAACGTATTGAGCATCCAGAACGAGGAGACGTCCCCGCCATGAAATTCAACCGTATTTTTACCGGGCTGACGGTGACGGCTGTACAGCGCTTCAATTTTCGCGCCCATACGATCGATCAGCGAATCGAGCATTTTCTGCAGCGAAGACTCGGCGCTGATGGTCAGGCAAGGCGGAATGAAGGAAGTATCGATTTCAAAGCCGCCGTTACCCGCGCGGTACAAGCGGATCACCGGGATGGCAAGGTAATCATTCAGTGGGTCCAGTTGCGACAGCAGGTGCACGCGTTTTTTCAGGTAGGCCACGTCTATGCTGACTGCCTCGCTGTACAAATCCGGGGTCTCGATATCCGCC is from Janthinobacterium sp. 61 and encodes:
- a CDS encoding PAS domain-containing hybrid sensor histidine kinase/response regulator: MREVPGGGQGRAAVRRCCRALLLAFCVAAPCAALPASAPAAASPHQGQRVLFLNAYDYGRAGVESYTRTYVAAMAAAGLASEDIMVEHLNMNTQGDPALRNEMRDLLLLRYTEVMGRKADLIVAMQQPALDFLLSDLAPLARDVPVLAINTSGMALPAGSPAAIWQQKANVDFPGTLAQAMALFPDTKTIVMAVGTSEADQVLKRNMQQAALAWQGKVAMRYLDNLTLEQMRAAVARLPSDAVLVAGNVNRDVDGAIATPVQFSVQLARLANVPTFGMYNATVGKGILGGSILHIEQAAQQVAQMSLAVLAGKAPAAPGALLQPARPVPMYDWEQLQRWDADISRLPPHTLFLNRPPQLWHEHRVAVLLVGGVFIVMVGLLSALLLQRRRLRRAESDARESEQRFRILVEHAPEAILVYDLDLDRFVDANSSAQCMLGLSREALLARGPFDLYTGKQPDGLPLGLMMEEHLRRAMLGEPVLVERNVRRADGSIFPCEVRLVKLPMEGRRLVRSGIVDISERKHSEQELLGYRDHLEELVQQRTAALSVAVTEAESANRAKSVFLANMSHELRTPLNSVIGFSQMMADSSSMFEEEKHNLAIINRAGHHLLTLINDILELSKIEAGRMQLQTGPVDLNGLLDEVLEMVRMRSSDQGIALQIERSGVPPLVRLDGAKLRQVLLNLLSNALKFIEQGSVILSLACQAAEDGQTALSFAVRDTGSGIAEADLERIFEPFVQADSAVAQAGTGLGLTISREFVRLMGGELRVDSTLGAGSVFRFDLRAPVLQQPAIAALAPGRVARLPPGQRGRMVLLVDDDDNCRKLLAGLLAPLGFQLQQAAGGAQAQAMLAAQRYDMVLSDWRMPGMDGLALTRWLRAQPVLVQPRLVIMTASAFEEEKQEALAAGADGFLRKPIEQEHLFAMLEQQLGVRFQRTTAASPRVPAPAFDLSQALGQLGAAERQALLESVQALDLRRSAIVLASVATGLPQLSAHIAAMLEQHQYQPLCALLAQMASEPQGEDA
- the tssK gene encoding type VI secretion system baseplate subunit TssK; its protein translation is MTLPSKLLWSEGLAIGPQQFQQLDRYHEARLQRLASLINPHLWGVHGVSWNADALANNSLRADTMSLVFQDGELFEAPLGDVLPSAVDLSKLPSSEHSFTFYAALPGMQAHGGNLSSAGARYVQADIETPDLYSEAVSIDVAYLKKRVHLLSQLDPLNDYLAIPVIRLYRAGNGGFEIDTSFIPPCLTISAESSLQKMLDSLIDRMGAKIEALYSRHRQPGKNTVEFHGGDVSSFWMLNTLSTAGATLSHCASYRRHHPVYLFEKLMALAGGLMTFSKKYTLNDLPAYRHDDAAPGFGKLDGIIRDLIDTVLLSRYFPIALNNDMQQNTHYHGLLDATRIDRQTEFCLAVNADMPALELVATVPLQFKISSPDNIELLLSRALPGAELRHMAQVPAEVPVRPNTYYFSIDNKGSIYDSMIKAQAIAIYVPSGIKGLKLELFGISGTAA